One window of Candidatus Methylomirabilis tolerans genomic DNA carries:
- a CDS encoding redox-sensing transcriptional repressor Rex: protein MKAIKISEKTVTRLSIYLRCIEELENEGMASVSSTQLADRFGLNSAQVRKDLAYFGQFGIRGLGYYITPLRHSLEEILGLKRAWEVALVGLGNLGSALIAYKGFQEKGFKIAVVFDRDPAKIGRRVEGIPVMDMGSIVSVIRKRKIKIGILAVPAVGAQAVFDALVKGGVIAVLNFAPTQLTGPDSVKIQNVDLSALLKTLSYHIAQAERPV from the coding sequence GATCTATCTGAGATGTATAGAAGAGTTAGAGAATGAAGGGATGGCGAGCGTTTCGTCTACGCAACTGGCCGATCGTTTCGGCCTGAATTCCGCCCAGGTGCGAAAAGATCTGGCATACTTCGGTCAGTTCGGCATCAGGGGGCTGGGATACTACATTACTCCCCTTCGACATAGCCTGGAGGAGATTCTTGGCCTCAAGCGGGCGTGGGAGGTGGCCTTGGTTGGGTTGGGGAACCTGGGCTCTGCGTTGATTGCCTACAAGGGGTTTCAGGAGAAAGGATTCAAGATCGCCGTTGTGTTCGATCGAGACCCGGCCAAGATCGGCCGGCGGGTTGAAGGGATCCCGGTGATGGATATGGGGTCGATCGTCTCGGTCATCCGCAAGCGGAAGATTAAGATTGGAATCCTGGCTGTTCCCGCCGTTGGCGCCCAGGCTGTCTTCGACGCGCTCGTGAAGGGCGGCGTCATTGCGGTTTTGAATTTTGCCCCCACTCAACTCACCGGCCCCGATTCGGTCAAGATCCAGAACGTTGACTTGTCGGCTCTTCTGAAGACCCTGAGCTACCATATCGCCCAAGCGGAGCGGCCTGTCTGA